Within Mucilaginibacter inviolabilis, the genomic segment GATGGAATCTTACCCAACCGTTTTAAGCGTGTTAACCAAAAAACTCAGGTACAGGAGTTTGGCTTGAGCTTTTTTGTGACCGCAGTGCTCCTTATCTTGTTTTTTATCAGCTCGTTTCAAAAAATGCTCACCTATGTTATGTTTTTTGATACTATAGGGCTTTCCACAGCAGCAGTTACTATTTTCATTTTAAGAAAAAAAACCAAACACCTTGATGGATCCGGTATTTATACCATGAAATGGTACCCTGTTATCCCCATTATTTTTATTGTTGCCTACTGGTTTGTTACCATAAGCATCTTTATTGAAAATCCATTGGCTGCGTTGATATGCCTTTGTGCGTTTGTTGCCGGTCTCATCATATATTTTATTACTAAAAACAGCCAGAACACTATTATAATACCTTAACTATGGAGCTTTCATTTATATTAAATGAATTGGGAGAAGAAAGAGAAAATTACTTCAACGCGGTTTCGCCCCCCATCATACAATCAAGCAATTTCACATTTAATACGGTAACAGGTCTCAGACAGGCTATGGCCGATGAATTTGATACCAATTTGTACTCCAGAGGACAAAATCCAACGTTGAGTATATTAAGAAAAAAACTGGCCGCTCTTGACGGAGCGGATGATGCTTTGGTATTTAGCAGTGGTATTGGGGCCATCAGTGTCCCCTTACTTGCATTGCTAAAATCCGGTGATCATGTTGTTGCAGTCGAAAATCCTTACAGCTGGACCATAAAACTTTTCAAAGAGTTTTTACCCAAATTTGGTATAAACACCACTTTTATTGATGGCTCTGTTTATGACAATTTTGAAACTGCCGTTACCCCCGAAACTCGATTAATTTTTCTGGAAAGCCCTAATACTTTTAGTTACGAGCTACAGGACATTAAAAGGATTGCGCAATTTGCCAGATCACGTGGTATTGTGACGATGATTGATAACAGTTATTGCAGCCCTATATACCAGCAACCTATTGGTATGGGTGTCGATCTGGTAGCGCAATCGGCCACCAAATATATCGGAGGGCACTCAGATGTAGTAGCCGGCGTACTTACCGGCAACAAAGAATTGATCAGGCAGATATTTGATCATGAATTTATGAACCTGGGGCCTGCTATTTCACCACATTCTGCATGGCTGTTGCTAAGAGGCTTAAGAACCTTGCCATTACGTTTGCAACGCAGTTTTGAAAGTACCGGAGTTATTACCAAATGGCTGCAAGAGCATGAGCATATACAACAAGTGATATGGCCTTTTAGTGAGGGTTTTAAACAAACACAATTGGCACATGAACAGATGCAAGGTTGCGGCGGATTATTTAGCTTCAGTTTAAAAAAATCTTCTTTTAAAAAAATCGAAGCATTTTGTAATAACCTGCAACATATATTATTGGCTGTTTCCTGGGGTGGGCACGAAAGTTTAATACTACCATCAATCGCCTCCATTCCGGAGCAGGAATACAATGCAACAGATGAACGCCTTCAATTGATCAGGATGTATGTTGGTTTAGAAGATACCGGGTATCTGATTCAAGATCTTGAACAGGCATTGGCTAAAATTTAGTAATTGCTACAGGCGTTCTGAAATTATATCAGCTTGCCAAATCATGCCGTAAAAAGGCTTCCCATGTTACACGACCATAGCTGTTATTAGGCCAGATATTATTTTCGGAACGATAACGATCATATTCTTCGCTCTGAAGCGGTCGTACCTTTAATTCGTCTTTACGGCTGAGTACATGGAGATATGTCTTTGCCATTTCTTCAAATTTAAGCAGTTCCGGTCCGCCCACTCCACGCACCAATCCTACTGGTTCCCTTTGTGCTAAATCGACCAGCAAGGTCGCGGCCTCCTTTACCTCTATAGATTGAAAATGCATACCATCGGGAATGGCCAGTGTACCATTTTTTTTATCAAATGCTTTTAAAATAGAAAGCACGTAATTATGAAACTGGGTAGTACGCAAAACTGAAAATGGAATCCCGCTGGCCGCTATCATTTGTTCAACCCTTATCTTAGTTTGATAATAGGCATAATTACTTTTATCAACGTTAATGATAGAGATATAAACAAAATGCAAGGTTTTCTCCCGGTCTATGGCGTTCAATAAATTTTGCGTCCCTTTAATGTCAACACTTTGCGTATCTTTAGGATTACTTGCACAGTGGATAATAATATCCGCATCCTGTGTGGCATCCTGCAAACCTTTATCTGATGCCAGATCGCCCTTTACCAATTGCACACCAGCGGGGACGGTAGCATTCTTCTTTGAACTTAACACAGTAACTCCATAATTAATGGATAATAACTGATTTACAACTTCTTTTCCCAGCAGGCCTGTACCTCCCGTCACTAATACGTTCTTCATCTGTTAAGCTTTTGTAATAAATAATTAATAAGGTGTAGGTTCGATGAATTATTTTAATTTTTATTTGATAGTTCTAAAACCGGTCGCGGATCAAATATTACTCTAAAAGAGCTTATTTTACCATCTTTAACCTGATACCACCCACAACCGAATATGGTGACGCGCCCCATATCAATATCATAAAACAAACACACATCATCTCCTTCGGCCACGGTATTTTTTAAATCGTATTTAAATTTCATCTTCTCCATATCGTTCATATAGGCCTCTGCCCCATCACGTGCACCCAATACTCCTTTAAAAGTCATATCCGTTGCTAAATATTTCCTGGCCGATGTAAAATCTTCCTTATTCATGGCATCTATAAAGGCCAATACTACTTCTTTAGCATTTTTAGTTAATTCGACGGTATCGTTTTTCATATTATTATTCAGGCAAATCATTATTATATAATAATAAATAAAATAGCCTTAATGTTTCATAAAAAAACAAATAGGAGGTGCTCCTGTGGTGAGAATGTTTTAGAATGAGCTAAAGAGCCCGATAAACACGCAGCAATAAAATTAAATAGACCTTAGCAGCGGATAGATAATACACAAAATATCATCTTATTAATCAAGAATGAATGACAGGCTCTTTTATTTTTTCTGAATAATAGCCGTAGCTTCTATCTCAACCAAAATATCATCTCTGAAAAGCTTACTGACCTGCACCAATGTGCTTGCTGGTGGATGAACTGTATTTACAAATTTATCCCTGATTCCGCGGAGAACCTGTACCTGCGAAACATCGGTCATATAATAATTAAGTTTTACAACGTCATTCATATTACCGCCTGCCGCTTCCACTATATTTTTGATATTGGTGAATACCTGTTGAATTTGAGCAGAGATATCATCCTTACCTACCAGATGGCCATCCTTATCCAGAGCAACCTGCCCGGATAGGATAAGCATGGTGTTTTTGCCCAGATCAATAGTAACAGCTTGTGAGTATCCTTTAGATGTACTCACAGATGAGGGGTTTATAAACGATATATTGCTGTTTTGTGCAAAACTTACAGAGGATATAAATAGCAGAAAGAGATAAAGATGTTTTTTCATTGGGAGATTTTGTTCAATGTTTTTTAGCAACCGAGTTTAGAAAACCGGTTGGCATCTCATGTATTGAGGGCGCCAACCGGTCATTATTATTTCAGGCTTACTTATCTAATCCGCCCCGGCGGGTAGCTTTAACCTGTACGGGCCATTTAATGCCTTCTGTTTTTGTTGTAGAGGTTTTAGCCGGATCTTCACTAGCCATGTAGGCCATAATAGCGGCCAGAATAGCATTGTTTTTCAAGTCGTCAAATACTACTTTGTCATAGGTATCGCGGTTGGTGTGCCAGGTGTATGAACCGTACGACCAGTTTAGTGAACTCAGTGAAAACCCAGGCGCACCAACGGCCACAAACGAAGCAAAATCAGATCCGCCGCCTCCGGGTTGACCAGGGAAGTTGGTTTTGATACGGTTTTTAATAGTATCAGGTACGGCTTCCAGCCAACGGCTTAAATAATCCTTAGCATCGGCAAAACCTTGTCCTGATAGATTTACGACCCTTCCGGTACCATTATCCTGGTTAAACAGGGCCTGTAAATTCTGCACAATTTCGGGATGATCCTCCACAAAAGCACGTGAACCGTTCAGGCCTTCCTCTTCGCTGCCCCAATGGCCAACCAGTATGGTACGTTTGGGGTGAGGATAATATTTTTTCAGCAGTCGCATGGCCTCCATCATAGTAAGCGTTCCGGTACCATTATCTGTGGCGCCGGTGCCACCATCCCAGGAATCAAAATGGGCAGATAGCATTACATATTCATTAGGCTTTTCGGTACCTTTTATCTCAGCAATAGTATTAAAAGTAGGTACTACACCTAGTTCCTTTGATTCGGTATGCATGCTGATCACCGGTTTACCACCCGATTCACTTAACCGGTACAACATACCATAATCTTCCAGCGCGATATCAACCGTAGGTACTATTTTGGTATAAGCGCCAAATATTTTATCAACCCCAAAACCAGCTGACCAGTTATTGGTCAATATACCTACAGCACCCGCTTTTTCAAGTGCTACAGGAAGCGTACGGGTAGTATACCCCGTTTTGCTGATGCGTTTGCGCCAGGCATCAGTCATCGCTGTACGCTCGGCTTTCATCTTTTCAAATGATTCTTTAAGGGCAAATTCCTGCCAGTTATAATCGGGCCTGCCGGTTGGCTGGCACATGGATATCATTACAAATTTACCTTTCACATTAGGCAGCCATTGCTGAAAAGCTACAGAATCGGCCAGGTCTGGAAGAATAATAACTTCGGCACTTACCGTTTTTTTACCCATGCCCGGGCTCCAGGCCAGTTGGGTGCCTTCCAATGATTTTACACGCGGCGACACCATATCAATGTGCGATATACCCCGCTCCCATCCGCGCCATTCGCCCCATTTTTCGTTATGGGCATCTATGTTCCAGCTTTTGTATTTGGCTATAGCCCAGTCATTGGCCTGCTTCATTTGGGGCGTGCCCACCAAACGGGGACCAATGCCATCAAAAAGCTCATGGGCCAGTTTTTCAAGCTGCGAGTTATTGGTTTCTTCCTGCATGATGTTGTCAATGACCGCTTTGCTGGATTGTGCCTGGCTAATACCGCTGCAGAGCAGGGCAGCTGCCATTAATGGAACGGCTTTACGCCAGCAATTGGTGAGTAGATTAAGATCGGTTGTTTTCATGAACCTAATTTATAAAAATTGGATGGCCATTTATAATTTTGTTCCATAAAGTGGGTTTACATGGGTTTACACTTTTTAGGGTTAACACAAGTTTATTTATTTGATAATCAATTAATTATAATATTTTTCCCGCAAAAAGTGTAAACCCACTTTTTTGTCAAGTTTATAGTCCCTGCGTCCCCTCAGGGTCTCCTGAAAGGGACCCTGAGATTCCCTCTAACTCGACTCTATACCTCAGGGTCCTCTTCGAGAGACCCTGAAGGGACTGCAGGGGAAATCTTCCTCTCGCATTCAATTCATAAGCTTTTTGATTAAAAATTAACTTCTGAGCAAACAATTTGTGGCATTTCATACTTTTTAGTCCGGATAACTTATATTTGTTAATTCCAAACATCAAAATTTACCATGAAATTATTTGTCGGCGGCTTTCCTCTTGATATTGCAGAAATTGAATTAGTTAAAATATTCAATTCCTATGGCACTGTTAATACTATCAAGATAGTACGGGATAAAAAGACCCGTAAATGCAAAGGATATGCCTTCCTGGAAATGACCGACCAGGCTGGTGCCGACCGCGCTATTGAAGGACTTGACGGCACCCCCATGGGCGACCGCGTGCTCAGCGTAAAACAAGCTGCTGATAAACCCGCAGCCAAACCACCAGTGCAGCAACGCAGCTTTCGCCCGCAACATAGCAATTATATCAAAACAGACCGGAATAGTTCAGGAAGCACTGCCGGTGGCACTACGGTAAAAAAACGTCCGAGGATATAGGGTAATTGCCTATTAAACGATTTTTATTCAAAAAAAGGATGTCATGCTGAACCCGTCGAAGCATGGTGGACAGGCCTCTCCGCGCGCCCTTCGACAAGCTCAGGGTGACAAGCCTTTACCTCTCGTCAATGTTGGTGTTGTCACCAACATTCTACTGCCTAGTCGATGATAATAAGTTGTTGGTGACAACATCAACAAGGGTGCGAACGACATTGGAGCCAAGGCCTTGTGCGATTCCTTCCCTCGGGAAGGGGAGGAAGGGGTTTCATCGCTTATCAATTCTGTCGCTTGTATAAACCCCTCCCTGCCATTACACCTACCCTACGCGCCCCTCCCGTGGGGAGGGAACTGAAAAAGACTTCCCCAGACCTTTACCGCTTTATCTTCTCTGCCGTACCAAAACGTTCCATCACTTTATTAATGGTAACGCTGTCGCGCAATACGCTCAGGCGCATCCGGGTCATGGCATAATCTGATATTTGCCAGCCGAGTGGCAATACAGGCCAGATATGGGTATTAGGAACCCTTTCGGCAGTTGGGCGGAACAGGTAAAACCCATAATGCTTTATTCGCGACATGGAGTAATTCCAGTCTTCTGATTTTTTCATATACCCAACGCGGCTATTTAAAATACCTACGGGTGGCGCCAGCGGCTCAAATAAATTACCGGGTTTACCCGCGTCTTCCGTTTGCTGTACCGAGTTAGGCAGCGACAGGAATTGTGGTTGGATATGGTTAAAAATCGGATCCTCCTTAATCAATTTGGCCCGTACCCGTTCAAAAACCGTCAGCACGCCCAATGAAGTTTCCGCGCCCGAATTATCCCAGGTGCCCCCATCGGTAAAATGATGTTTGCCATTGAGCTTGGCCGTAGGGCTTACATAAGGGAACCGGGCGCTCAAAAAAGCAGCGGTACTGAGGCGCAGATCGCCGGGGTCTTCAATTTCCTGCTCCAGGAATATGGTGGATGGAAAATCAAGGCTATCCAGCAATACCGGGGCCGATATACCTTTTTTACCGCTGTCCACATCAAATGTATTGGCAAATAGTAAGGGCACCTCATAATTGCCGCCTTTCCACATCCTGCCTAAAGTAACTTTCATATCCAGGTGACGTGCATGGGTGTGCCGCTCCCAATCCTCTTCCATCAACCTTGCCCTGTCGGCCCAGGGGGCTATCCCTAATGACGATGCAATCATGTCACGGCCCAGTAAGGCTACTATGTTGGAGGTGAGATAATCATTACGATAAATAGCCAGCGAATTAACCGGGTAAAAAACAGTATCCTTTACCGGATTTTGCCGGTGCTGATACCTCGCATTACTCAATAAGGATAAGCCTATAGTGCCTCCGGAAGCCCCGGAATAGGAAAAAACATAATGCTGAAAGTCGCGGGTGTTTGGCCCGGCAGGATATCGATCTTTGACCAGGCTATCCAATGTTCCGATAACCATAGTTGTCCAAACTGTAGCCCGTAATCCTCCGCCATAAGCGTTAACAAAAAACACAGGATAAGGCTTATCAGGATTTCTGGCTGCAAAATCTTTAATTTCCTGTTTACGGCTTTTGAGCCAGTTTTCGGTATAGCGGTCCAAGGAATCCAGCGATTTGTGATAACCGTTCTCTCTCTGAACATAGGCTTCATGATAGGCGGTTATGGTACTGATCGATCGATACAGGGTAAACATCAACAGAAAAGTGATCAGACTAAACCCCGTTTTCTTACCGGCGAACAACAAAAAGGAAAAGAACAACAGGTAGCCTGCAGCCGCGCACAATACAATAGGCATGGTATAATAACGGTTGCCGCTGGTTAGCTCATTTAAAAATGGCGGAAAGTTGCACAGGACAAAAAACAGCAAAGCTATCACACCGCAAAAGCTTATCCAGGGTGCCGCGTGCCATTTACGGATACCCGGGATACCCGTACGCAAAGCTGTAGTGATCACAAACATGGCCGATAAAAAGAACAGATCAAGCGACAGGTAAGCCAGGAAGTGTGGCTCCCGGTTACGCTTTCCGTCGATACTCCCCCAGATGATCATGGGTAGTATCAAGGCAGCCATACTCACCCAAAAACGCCATACCACTACTTTACCCTGTGATTTAAACAGCTTATCTATCCATTTATAGCGCAAAATAATCTTATAAAAAATGATGGAAGCCAGCAAGAGGATCAGCGGGGGTACATCTTTCAGCAGGTAATCAA encodes:
- a CDS encoding nuclear transport factor 2 family protein, which encodes MKNDTVELTKNAKEVVLAFIDAMNKEDFTSARKYLATDMTFKGVLGARDGAEAYMNDMEKMKFKYDLKNTVAEGDDVCLFYDIDMGRVTIFGCGWYQVKDGKISSFRVIFDPRPVLELSNKN
- a CDS encoding trans-sulfuration enzyme family protein — encoded protein: MELSFILNELGEERENYFNAVSPPIIQSSNFTFNTVTGLRQAMADEFDTNLYSRGQNPTLSILRKKLAALDGADDALVFSSGIGAISVPLLALLKSGDHVVAVENPYSWTIKLFKEFLPKFGINTTFIDGSVYDNFETAVTPETRLIFLESPNTFSYELQDIKRIAQFARSRGIVTMIDNSYCSPIYQQPIGMGVDLVAQSATKYIGGHSDVVAGVLTGNKELIRQIFDHEFMNLGPAISPHSAWLLLRGLRTLPLRLQRSFESTGVITKWLQEHEHIQQVIWPFSEGFKQTQLAHEQMQGCGGLFSFSLKKSSFKKIEAFCNNLQHILLAVSWGGHESLILPSIASIPEQEYNATDERLQLIRMYVGLEDTGYLIQDLEQALAKI
- a CDS encoding M20/M25/M40 family metallo-hydrolase is translated as MKTTDLNLLTNCWRKAVPLMAAALLCSGISQAQSSKAVIDNIMQEETNNSQLEKLAHELFDGIGPRLVGTPQMKQANDWAIAKYKSWNIDAHNEKWGEWRGWERGISHIDMVSPRVKSLEGTQLAWSPGMGKKTVSAEVIILPDLADSVAFQQWLPNVKGKFVMISMCQPTGRPDYNWQEFALKESFEKMKAERTAMTDAWRKRISKTGYTTRTLPVALEKAGAVGILTNNWSAGFGVDKIFGAYTKIVPTVDIALEDYGMLYRLSESGGKPVISMHTESKELGVVPTFNTIAEIKGTEKPNEYVMLSAHFDSWDGGTGATDNGTGTLTMMEAMRLLKKYYPHPKRTILVGHWGSEEEGLNGSRAFVEDHPEIVQNLQALFNQDNGTGRVVNLSGQGFADAKDYLSRWLEAVPDTIKNRIKTNFPGQPGGGGSDFASFVAVGAPGFSLSSLNWSYGSYTWHTNRDTYDKVVFDDLKNNAILAAIMAYMASEDPAKTSTTKTEGIKWPVQVKATRRGGLDK
- a CDS encoding SDR family oxidoreductase, with the protein product MKNVLVTGGTGLLGKEVVNQLLSINYGVTVLSSKKNATVPAGVQLVKGDLASDKGLQDATQDADIIIHCASNPKDTQSVDIKGTQNLLNAIDREKTLHFVYISIINVDKSNYAYYQTKIRVEQMIAASGIPFSVLRTTQFHNYVLSILKAFDKKNGTLAIPDGMHFQSIEVKEAATLLVDLAQREPVGLVRGVGGPELLKFEEMAKTYLHVLSRKDELKVRPLQSEEYDRYRSENNIWPNNSYGRVTWEAFLRHDLAS
- a CDS encoding RNA recognition motif domain-containing protein — translated: MKLFVGGFPLDIAEIELVKIFNSYGTVNTIKIVRDKKTRKCKGYAFLEMTDQAGADRAIEGLDGTPMGDRVLSVKQAADKPAAKPPVQQRSFRPQHSNYIKTDRNSSGSTAGGTTVKKRPRI
- a CDS encoding RidA family protein: MKKHLYLFLLFISSVSFAQNSNISFINPSSVSTSKGYSQAVTIDLGKNTMLILSGQVALDKDGHLVGKDDISAQIQQVFTNIKNIVEAAGGNMNDVVKLNYYMTDVSQVQVLRGIRDKFVNTVHPPASTLVQVSKLFRDDILVEIEATAIIQKK